One genomic window of Malaciobacter molluscorum LMG 25693 includes the following:
- the mdh gene encoding malate dehydrogenase has protein sequence MNNKKVGIIGVGNVGATLAFTLASKSLCSEVVLKDLRENIVEAMALDISQSANAANAKTKVSFAKEAKDFSNCDVIVITAGIPRKPGMSRDDLLLTNAKIMTSVIGEINENNPNAIYIIVSNPLDAMVYTALKAANIDKNKVLGMAGILDSARMSHFIQEKLGYGEGEIDASVMGGHGDDMVPLANYSTVAGKPLDKILKEDEIEEIITKTRNGGAQIVKLLETGSAYYAPAYSTSLMVEAILTDNKKVYPCAVMLQGEYGYENIVAGVPVRLGKNGVEDVIELKLDEKQTSEFAKSISSVKELIDTLENKFFS, from the coding sequence TTGAATAATAAAAAAGTTGGAATAATTGGAGTAGGAAACGTAGGTGCAACGTTAGCTTTTACTTTAGCATCAAAAAGTCTTTGTTCAGAAGTTGTATTAAAAGACTTAAGAGAGAATATAGTAGAAGCAATGGCTTTAGATATTTCACAATCTGCAAATGCGGCAAATGCAAAAACAAAAGTATCATTTGCAAAAGAGGCTAAAGATTTTTCTAATTGTGATGTAATAGTAATAACAGCAGGAATTCCTAGAAAGCCAGGAATGAGTAGAGATGATTTATTATTGACAAATGCAAAAATAATGACATCAGTTATAGGTGAAATAAACGAAAATAATCCAAATGCAATTTATATTATTGTTTCAAATCCACTTGATGCTATGGTATATACTGCACTTAAAGCTGCAAATATTGATAAAAATAAAGTTTTAGGAATGGCAGGTATTTTAGATAGTGCAAGAATGAGTCATTTTATTCAAGAAAAATTAGGATATGGTGAGGGTGAAATTGATGCTTCTGTAATGGGAGGTCATGGTGATGATATGGTTCCATTAGCAAATTATTCAACAGTTGCAGGTAAACCTTTAGATAAAATCCTAAAAGAAGATGAAATTGAAGAAATCATCACTAAAACAAGAAATGGTGGAGCTCAAATTGTCAAACTATTAGAAACTGGTTCTGCTTATTATGCACCAGCATATTCAACTTCACTTATGGTAGAAGCTATATTAACTGACAATAAAAAAGTATATCCTTGTGCTGTGATGCTTCAAGGTGAATATGGATATGAAAATATTGTAGCTGGAGTACCTGTAAGATTAGGAAAAAATGGAGTTGAAGATGTAATTGAGTTAAAACTTGATGAAAAACAAACTTCAGAATTTGCTAAATCAATATCATCAGTAAAAGAGTTAATAGATACTCTTGAAAATAAATTTTTCTCATAA